From the Lolium rigidum isolate FL_2022 chromosome 2, APGP_CSIRO_Lrig_0.1, whole genome shotgun sequence genome, one window contains:
- the LOC124690201 gene encoding uncharacterized protein LOC124690201: protein MVEDFTFPSIPPEQCGSKKLPFPHFASTPPWFVVPIAGDAAAAHDHHRRCFSAVEHAGKASNGEYLGARSERFTVVEEHKMDMLWEDFNEELSRAAPPCPLSKEWASEAWLAGDGTLSRHVVAASGCSVVRRRRLSLLMMLKLLKKLFLGRRKSSATTSRTTPPI from the coding sequence ATGGTGGAAGACTTCACATTCCCTAGCATCCCACCAGAGCAGTGCGGCTCCAAGAAGCTCCCTTTCCCTCACTTCGCCTCCACGCCGCCGTGGTTCGTCGTCCCGATCGCTGGGGATGCGGCAGCGGCGCACGACCACCACCGTAGGTGCTTCTCGGCCGTCGAGCACGCCGGAAAAGCCAGCAACGGCGAATACCTGGGAGCACGCTCGGAGAGGTTCACCGTCGTGGAGGAGCACAAGATGGACATGCTGTGGGAGGACTTCAACGAGgagctctcccgcgcggcgccgCCATGCCCGCTGAGCAAGGAGTGGGCGAGTGAGGCGTGGCTCGCCGGCGACGGCACACTATCCCGGCATGTGGTGGCTGCCTCCGGATGCAGCGTGGTCCGGCGCAGGAggctgagcctgctgatgatgctCAAGCTGCTCAAGAAGCTCTTCTTGGGGCGCCGCAAGTCCAGCGCCACCACCTCAAGGACGACGCCACCGATCTGA